One Halobacterium sp. DL1 DNA window includes the following coding sequences:
- a CDS encoding PAP2 family phosphoesterase: MSGRGVGVTSAVTAAVPEVLVPVLSVLTFLGGTFFLVSVGPAIYWFGPTREWLTRRDGARLLAVTLGGLALVVATKSLFAMPRPPEHVMLVAEEGNGFPSGHATGAAVFYGALAALTTVWSRARRWLLAAGFVLLVGFTRIALGVHYLVDVLAGFALGAAFLAVALALTRRRIHYGFALAAVIAGVGFVIAGPTDDAVGALAATVGALTGWVVIGRREALESHVHPVAGAAALGALGGTAAVTLQLNVAVLVVAATHAVAGAAFVALPAIQDHWRDDELTV, from the coding sequence ATGAGTGGCCGCGGCGTCGGCGTCACGAGCGCGGTCACGGCGGCAGTCCCCGAGGTTCTCGTCCCCGTTCTCTCGGTGCTGACGTTCCTCGGAGGAACGTTCTTCCTGGTGTCGGTCGGCCCGGCTATCTACTGGTTCGGCCCGACCCGCGAGTGGCTGACGCGCCGCGACGGCGCGCGCCTGCTCGCGGTGACGCTCGGCGGACTCGCGCTCGTGGTCGCAACGAAGTCACTGTTCGCGATGCCACGGCCCCCCGAACACGTGATGCTCGTCGCCGAGGAGGGCAACGGGTTCCCGAGCGGGCACGCGACGGGTGCGGCCGTCTTCTACGGCGCACTCGCGGCACTCACCACTGTCTGGTCTCGGGCGCGGCGCTGGCTCCTCGCGGCCGGGTTCGTCCTGCTCGTCGGCTTCACGCGCATCGCGCTCGGCGTCCACTACCTCGTGGACGTGCTCGCGGGTTTCGCGCTCGGCGCGGCGTTCCTCGCCGTGGCGCTCGCACTCACCAGGCGACGCATCCACTACGGGTTCGCGCTCGCGGCCGTCATCGCGGGCGTCGGGTTCGTCATCGCCGGTCCGACAGACGACGCCGTCGGTGCGCTCGCCGCGACGGTGGGCGCGCTCACGGGGTGGGTCGTAATCGGACGCCGGGAAGCACTCGAGTCCCACGTGCACCCCGTGGCGGGTGCGGCGGCGCTCGGTGCGCTCGGCGGCACGGCTGCGGTCACGCTGCAGTTGAACGTCGCCGTCCTGGTCGTGGCCGCCACGCACGCAGTGGCGGGCGCGGCGTTCGTCGCGCTCCCGGCGATACAGGACCACTGGCGCGACGACGAACTGACGGTGTAG
- a CDS encoding thermosome subunit, with translation MAQRNRMQGQPMIIMGDDAQRVKDKDAQEHNISAARAVADAVRSTLGPKGMDKMLVSSMGDVTVTNDGVTILQEMDIDNPTAEMIVEVAETQEDEAGDGTTTAVAIAGELLKNAEDLLENDIHPTAIIKGYNLAAEQAREEVDNVAINVDPDDEDLIRSVAETSMTGKGAELDKELLSGIIYEAIKQVSVDTEDGEVVVDAANINIETQTGRSSSESELLRGAAISKDPVHDEMPSTVKDARILLLNEAVEVEEAEADTNVNIESPDQLQSFLDQEEKQLKEKVQQIVDTGANVVFCQKGIDDMAQHYLAKEGILAVRRTKKSDIEFLTNVLNASVVTDLDAVSEADVASGSVTRDAEDELFYVEGTDDQAHGVTILLRGSTEYVVDELERGVTDALDVSAQTLSDGRVLPGGGAIEVELADRLRNFADSVSGREQLAVEAFADSLELVPRVLAENAGLDSIDTLVDLRSAHESGEERTGLNVLSGNLEDTFEAGVVEPAHAKEQAITSASEAANLVLKIDDIISAGDLSTDKGDDEGGAGGMGGMGGGMGGMM, from the coding sequence ATGGCACAACGAAACCGTATGCAGGGTCAGCCGATGATCATCATGGGCGACGACGCACAGCGCGTGAAGGACAAGGACGCGCAGGAACACAACATCTCCGCGGCGCGCGCCGTCGCCGACGCGGTACGATCCACACTCGGCCCGAAAGGCATGGACAAGATGCTCGTCTCCTCGATGGGCGACGTCACCGTCACGAACGACGGCGTCACCATCCTCCAGGAGATGGACATCGACAACCCGACGGCCGAGATGATCGTCGAAGTCGCCGAGACCCAGGAGGACGAGGCCGGCGACGGGACGACCACGGCTGTCGCCATCGCGGGCGAGCTCCTCAAGAACGCCGAGGACCTCCTCGAGAACGACATTCACCCGACGGCAATCATCAAGGGCTACAACCTCGCCGCCGAGCAGGCCCGCGAGGAAGTCGACAACGTCGCCATCAACGTCGACCCGGACGACGAGGACCTCATCCGTAGCGTCGCCGAGACCTCCATGACCGGCAAGGGCGCCGAACTCGACAAGGAGCTCCTCTCCGGCATCATCTACGAGGCGATCAAGCAGGTCTCCGTCGACACCGAGGACGGCGAAGTCGTCGTCGACGCGGCCAACATCAACATCGAGACCCAGACCGGCCGCAGCTCCAGCGAGTCCGAACTCCTTCGCGGCGCGGCCATCAGCAAGGACCCGGTCCACGACGAGATGCCCAGCACCGTCAAGGACGCCCGCATCCTCCTCCTCAACGAGGCCGTCGAGGTCGAGGAGGCCGAGGCCGACACGAACGTCAACATCGAGAGCCCCGACCAGCTCCAGTCCTTCCTCGACCAGGAGGAGAAGCAGCTCAAGGAGAAGGTCCAGCAGATCGTCGACACCGGCGCCAACGTCGTGTTCTGCCAGAAGGGCATCGACGACATGGCCCAGCACTACCTCGCGAAGGAGGGCATCCTCGCCGTCCGCCGCACGAAGAAGTCCGACATCGAGTTCCTGACGAACGTGCTCAACGCGTCCGTCGTCACGGACCTCGACGCGGTCAGCGAGGCCGACGTCGCCAGCGGCTCCGTCACGCGCGACGCCGAGGACGAACTGTTCTACGTCGAGGGTACTGACGACCAGGCCCACGGCGTCACCATCCTCCTCCGTGGCTCCACCGAGTACGTCGTCGACGAACTCGAGCGCGGCGTCACCGACGCCCTCGACGTCTCCGCACAGACGCTCAGCGACGGTCGCGTGCTTCCCGGCGGCGGCGCCATCGAGGTCGAACTCGCGGACCGCCTCCGCAACTTCGCCGACTCCGTCTCCGGCCGCGAGCAGCTCGCCGTCGAGGCGTTCGCCGACTCCCTGGAGCTCGTCCCCCGCGTCCTCGCAGAGAACGCGGGCCTCGACTCCATCGACACGCTCGTCGACCTCCGCTCGGCCCACGAGTCCGGCGAGGAGCGCACCGGCCTGAACGTCCTCTCGGGCAACCTCGAGGACACCTTCGAGGCCGGCGTCGTCGAGCCCGCTCACGCCAAGGAGCAGGCCATCACGAGCGCCTCCGAGGCCGCGAACCTCGTGCTCAAAATCGACGACATCATCTCCGCGGGCGACCTCTCCACCGACAAGGGTGACGACGAGGGCGGCGCCGGCGGCATGGGCGGCATGGGCGGCGGCATGGGCGGCATGATGTAA
- a CDS encoding glutamine synthetase, which yields MTNANPDGGFGKHEQAVLEEIDEEGIDFLRLQFTDILGTVKNVSVPASQAEKAFKEGIYFDGSSIDGFVRIQESDMRLKPDPETFSVLPWRTREGEAGGAARLICDVINTSTGEPFEGDPRYVLKQALDRADEMGYTVNAAPEPEFFLFEEDEDGRATTKTNDAGGYFDLAPKDLASDVRRDIIYGLEDMGFEIEASHHEVAEGQHEINFEYDDALTTADNVGTFRTVVRAIAAQHDLHATFMPKPIPRINGSGMHTHISLFTDDGVNAFHDADDEFDLSEEAKQFTAGILEHAEALAAVTNPTVNSYKRLVPGYEAPVYVAWSDRNRSALIRKPAARVPAASRIEARFPDPSCNPYLAFAALIHAGLDGIERGLDCDEPVRENIYEFDEQKRQEYGIETLPSNLGEALDALEEDEVVTDALGEHVAEKFVEAKTAEYDDYRVDVSDWELDRYLETF from the coding sequence ATGACGAACGCAAACCCGGACGGCGGATTCGGAAAACACGAACAGGCAGTGCTCGAGGAGATCGACGAGGAGGGCATCGACTTCCTGCGCCTCCAGTTCACGGACATCCTCGGCACCGTGAAGAACGTCTCAGTACCCGCCTCGCAGGCGGAGAAGGCGTTCAAGGAAGGCATCTACTTCGACGGGTCGTCCATCGACGGCTTCGTGCGCATCCAGGAGTCCGACATGCGTCTCAAGCCCGACCCCGAGACGTTCTCGGTGCTCCCGTGGCGGACCCGCGAGGGCGAGGCGGGCGGCGCCGCGCGCCTCATCTGTGACGTCATCAACACCTCGACGGGCGAACCGTTCGAGGGCGACCCGCGCTACGTCCTGAAGCAGGCCCTCGACCGCGCGGACGAGATGGGGTACACGGTGAACGCTGCGCCGGAACCCGAGTTCTTCCTCTTCGAGGAAGACGAGGACGGTCGCGCGACGACGAAGACCAACGACGCCGGCGGCTACTTCGACCTCGCGCCGAAGGACCTCGCGAGCGACGTGCGCCGGGACATCATCTACGGTCTCGAGGACATGGGCTTCGAGATCGAGGCCTCCCACCACGAGGTCGCCGAGGGGCAACACGAGATCAACTTCGAGTACGACGACGCCCTCACCACGGCCGACAACGTCGGGACGTTCCGCACGGTCGTGCGCGCCATCGCGGCCCAGCACGACCTCCACGCGACGTTCATGCCCAAGCCTATCCCGCGCATCAACGGCTCCGGCATGCACACCCACATCTCGCTGTTCACCGACGACGGCGTCAACGCGTTCCACGACGCCGACGACGAGTTCGACCTCTCCGAGGAGGCCAAGCAGTTCACCGCCGGCATCCTCGAACACGCCGAGGCGCTGGCCGCCGTCACGAACCCGACCGTGAACTCATACAAGCGCCTCGTCCCCGGCTACGAGGCGCCCGTCTACGTGGCGTGGTCCGACCGCAACCGCTCGGCGCTCATCCGCAAGCCCGCGGCCCGCGTGCCCGCCGCCAGCCGCATCGAGGCGCGCTTCCCCGACCCGTCGTGTAACCCGTACCTCGCGTTCGCAGCGCTCATCCACGCCGGCCTCGACGGCATCGAGCGCGGCCTGGACTGCGACGAACCGGTCCGCGAGAACATCTACGAGTTCGACGAGCAGAAGCGCCAGGAGTACGGCATCGAGACGCTCCCGTCGAACCTCGGCGAGGCACTCGACGCCCTCGAGGAGGACGAAGTCGTCACCGACGCGCTCGGCGAGCACGTCGCCGAGAAGTTCGTCGAGGCGAAGACCGCGGAGTACGACGACTACCGCGTCGACGTCTCCGACTGGGAACTCGACCGCTACCTCGAGACGTTCTGA
- a CDS encoding ribonuclease BN gives MRRAVEGADVTTLGNAIGLLKQMGRTARDEQVTFLSAAVAYYAFVSIVPLLLLGVAVGTAIGGEVLVDAVVGSVDQFLTDTGQDTVRNALTNARGQASVTAVGLVLLLWSGLKLFRGLDVAFSRVYRVYEVESLPKQVFDAAVVLVTIPLAVAAAVGVGFLVPSLGVVAYVNLATVVTLVVSLTLIFLPAYYVFPNVPMTVRRALPGAVFAASGWTALSQLFRVYTGFVGGTEVYGLLGAALLLVTWLYVGAIIITLGAVLNAVLSGRTDDDDEYARVPPEEAPDIAELGAEVEALRSELDAKTVSKEDLESDLKRYVRSRVRRGKAHGWGPYLVLLYGTAMTIGAFVYLAGLWAILAMVVVWLSTLGLYTLMVLVGLGVNAVGLPGRLADRVRSLRS, from the coding sequence ATGCGTCGGGCGGTCGAAGGTGCGGACGTGACAACTCTCGGGAACGCCATCGGACTCCTCAAGCAGATGGGGCGGACCGCGCGCGACGAGCAGGTGACGTTCCTCTCTGCCGCTGTCGCCTACTACGCGTTCGTCTCGATCGTTCCACTGTTGTTGCTCGGCGTCGCCGTCGGCACCGCCATCGGCGGCGAGGTGCTCGTCGACGCCGTCGTCGGGAGCGTCGACCAGTTCCTCACCGACACCGGACAGGACACGGTCCGGAACGCGCTGACGAACGCTCGCGGACAGGCCAGCGTGACGGCGGTCGGTCTGGTGTTGCTGCTGTGGTCGGGACTCAAACTGTTCCGTGGCCTCGACGTCGCGTTCTCCCGGGTCTATCGCGTCTACGAGGTGGAGTCGCTCCCGAAGCAGGTGTTCGACGCGGCGGTCGTGCTCGTCACCATCCCGCTGGCCGTCGCCGCGGCCGTCGGCGTCGGCTTCCTCGTCCCCTCGCTCGGCGTCGTCGCGTACGTCAACCTCGCCACCGTGGTGACGCTGGTCGTCTCGCTGACGCTCATCTTCCTGCCCGCGTACTACGTCTTTCCGAACGTCCCGATGACAGTTCGCCGGGCGCTCCCCGGGGCGGTGTTCGCGGCGTCCGGATGGACGGCGCTCTCCCAGTTGTTCCGCGTGTACACCGGCTTCGTCGGGGGGACGGAGGTGTACGGCTTGCTGGGAGCGGCGCTGTTGCTGGTGACCTGGCTCTACGTAGGCGCCATAATTATCACCCTCGGTGCAGTACTTAACGCTGTGTTGTCGGGACGAACTGACGACGACGACGAATACGCCCGCGTGCCCCCCGAGGAGGCGCCCGACATCGCCGAACTCGGAGCCGAAGTCGAGGCGCTGCGGTCGGAACTGGACGCCAAAACGGTGAGCAAGGAGGACCTCGAGAGCGACCTCAAGCGGTACGTCCGGAGCCGGGTGCGCCGCGGGAAAGCCCACGGCTGGGGCCCGTACCTCGTTCTGCTGTACGGCACCGCGATGACCATCGGGGCGTTCGTCTACCTCGCGGGTCTCTGGGCGATCCTCGCGATGGTCGTCGTCTGGCTCTCCACCCTCGGCCTCTACACGCTGATGGTGCTGGTTGGTCTCGGTGTGAACGCGGTCGGCCTGCCGGGACGCCTCGCCGACCGCGTCCGCTCACTGCGTTCATGA
- a CDS encoding response regulator, with protein sequence MAPDHQASEQINILLVEPNPGDARLFAESFTDGKLLNCFHTVTDGESALDFVQQRDEYAEMPRPDLILLEPRLPGKTGTEVLAELNDEPALADIPVVVLTSSDVGERIAKSHAIDADHYIRKPVEAEEFIEFVQSVEEFWLTVVRHPPDD encoded by the coding sequence ATGGCCCCGGACCACCAGGCGAGCGAGCAGATCAACATTCTGCTGGTCGAACCCAACCCCGGGGACGCCCGCCTCTTCGCGGAGTCGTTCACCGACGGTAAACTGTTGAACTGTTTCCACACTGTGACGGACGGAGAGTCGGCCCTCGACTTCGTCCAGCAGCGCGACGAGTACGCGGAGATGCCACGACCCGACCTCATCCTGCTGGAACCGCGGCTGCCCGGGAAGACCGGGACGGAGGTGCTCGCCGAACTGAACGACGAGCCGGCGCTCGCGGACATCCCCGTCGTCGTCCTGACGAGTTCCGACGTGGGCGAGCGCATCGCGAAGTCCCACGCCATCGACGCCGACCACTACATCCGGAAGCCGGTGGAGGCAGAGGAGTTCATCGAGTTCGTGCAGTCAGTCGAGGAGTTCTGGCTGACGGTCGTTCGGCACCCCCCGGACGACTGA
- a CDS encoding N2,N2-dimethylguanosine tRNA methyltransferase (Dimethylates a single guanine residue of a number of tRNAs using S-adenosyl-L-methionine as a methyl group donor) — protein sequence MLVEEGGVTVEVPRESGGGEGAAEGVFFNPTQELNRDVTVAALAAYREREPRAATYLDAMAASGIRGVRAAANGWDATLADLDPDAVELARSNLARNDLSGEVVERNVNSLLHDDDRFFDVVDVDPFGTPIPFADAAFANARNLVCITATDTAPLCGAHFESGVRKYGAVPRNTEYHAEMGLRVLLSALARTAARYDVGVTPVLSHVSDHYVRTYLDLSHRATDANSAIDELGYVYHCQQCLHREHEHGLIADPRDECPHCGGNQVLPAGPLWLGPAHDESFVASVREQVTNEMGAAKRARKLLDTIGGELHEPTHFDQHRLYGQWSEPAVGMDEFLDELTDAGLAASRTHFGGTTFKTDGTLADVEAAVR from the coding sequence ATGCTCGTCGAGGAGGGCGGCGTCACGGTGGAGGTCCCGCGTGAGTCCGGCGGCGGCGAGGGCGCCGCAGAGGGCGTGTTCTTCAACCCGACCCAGGAACTCAACCGCGACGTGACCGTCGCGGCGCTCGCTGCGTACCGGGAGCGAGAGCCACGCGCGGCCACCTACCTCGACGCGATGGCGGCGAGCGGCATCCGGGGCGTTCGGGCGGCCGCGAACGGCTGGGACGCCACGCTCGCGGACCTCGACCCCGACGCCGTGGAACTCGCGCGCTCGAATCTCGCGCGCAACGACCTGTCGGGTGAGGTGGTCGAGCGGAACGTCAACAGCCTGCTGCACGACGACGACCGGTTCTTCGACGTGGTGGACGTCGACCCGTTCGGGACGCCCATCCCGTTCGCGGACGCCGCGTTCGCCAACGCGCGGAACCTGGTCTGTATCACAGCGACGGACACCGCGCCGTTGTGTGGCGCCCACTTCGAGTCCGGCGTGCGGAAGTACGGCGCCGTTCCCCGGAACACGGAGTACCACGCCGAGATGGGGCTACGAGTGTTGCTCTCAGCGCTCGCTCGCACCGCGGCCCGCTACGACGTCGGCGTCACGCCCGTCCTGAGCCACGTCAGCGACCACTACGTGCGGACGTACCTCGACCTCTCCCACCGCGCGACGGACGCGAACAGCGCTATCGACGAACTCGGCTACGTCTACCACTGCCAGCAGTGTCTCCACCGCGAACACGAGCACGGCCTCATCGCGGACCCCCGCGACGAGTGCCCCCACTGCGGAGGGAACCAGGTGCTGCCCGCCGGCCCGCTCTGGCTCGGTCCCGCCCACGACGAGTCGTTCGTGGCGAGCGTCCGCGAGCAGGTCACCAACGAGATGGGGGCGGCGAAGCGTGCGCGGAAGCTCCTCGACACCATCGGGGGCGAACTCCACGAACCCACTCACTTCGACCAGCACCGCCTCTACGGGCAGTGGTCCGAACCGGCCGTCGGGATGGACGAGTTCCTCGACGAACTGACAGACGCCGGCCTCGCTGCGTCCCGCACGCACTTCGGCGGCACGACGTTCAAGACCGACGGGACGCTCGCCGACGTCGAGGCCGCCGTCCGCTGA
- a CDS encoding AsnC family transcriptional regulator: MTYENLDARLVNELLGDGRASLRSLGEDLGVSVTTVSNHLQTLEDGDVIQGYTPVVNYDELGYDVTAILQLKVEGGALPDITGRLRGHKQMVSVYEVTGDYDVVAVGKFQDTDDMNALIKELLADADIRESNTSVVLNAAAENEQFQLDVDDE; the protein is encoded by the coding sequence ATGACGTACGAGAATCTCGACGCGCGACTCGTGAACGAACTCCTGGGCGACGGCCGCGCAAGCCTCCGCAGTCTCGGCGAGGACCTGGGCGTGTCGGTCACCACCGTCTCCAACCACCTCCAGACCCTCGAGGACGGTGACGTTATCCAGGGGTACACGCCCGTCGTGAACTACGACGAACTCGGCTACGACGTCACCGCCATCCTGCAGTTGAAGGTCGAGGGCGGGGCGCTGCCGGACATCACGGGTCGCCTGCGCGGCCACAAGCAGATGGTCTCCGTCTACGAGGTGACCGGCGACTACGACGTCGTCGCCGTCGGCAAGTTCCAGGACACCGACGACATGAACGCGCTCATCAAGGAGCTGCTCGCCGACGCCGACATCAGGGAATCCAACACGAGCGTCGTCCTCAACGCCGCCGCCGAGAACGAGCAGTTCCAGCTCGACGTCGACGACGAGTAA